A genomic region of Desulfomicrobium escambiense DSM 10707 contains the following coding sequences:
- a CDS encoding DUF6573 family protein — MDEEWVLISSYSRNEAIADGVLIDITALASQRGFRLPTAITATLLGRYLEPSEKLKDMGQSFEGRLHDLLWMTYLAAKNSKDSDRVYFEVLFLNESGGYDKPTIIAHVGPGDDREPVMTIMLPEDD; from the coding sequence ATGGACGAAGAATGGGTACTGATCAGCAGCTACAGCAGGAATGAAGCAATTGCAGATGGCGTATTAATAGACATCACCGCCCTTGCTTCCCAAAGGGGCTTCCGCCTTCCTACGGCTATTACTGCAACACTTCTAGGTAGATACCTTGAACCGTCAGAAAAATTGAAAGATATGGGGCAATCCTTCGAGGGTCGTCTTCATGATCTTCTTTGGATGACATATCTTGCTGCTAAAAATAGCAAAGATTCTGACCGTGTATATTTTGAAGTGTTGTTTCTGAACGAATCAGGAGGATATGACAAACCAACAATCATTGCTCATGTTGGCCCAGGAGATGACCGAGAACCAGTAATGACGATTATGCTTCCAGAGGATGATTAA
- a CDS encoding helix-turn-helix domain-containing protein, whose translation MMRFFPLAHRKPLWPSGCVKKRTIAAILEQKVNHGCLKEIFTGHKLSKKDGLMVNLLELFGKRIRGLRRAKELTQEQLAEIAGISLQNMGEIERGKGNPTLVTVEKLSAALDEDLSSIFDFGSSVLTKEKAVQELEGLLSGATREQAQAILVVAQIILQEK comes from the coding sequence ATGATGCGTTTTTTTCCTTTGGCTCACAGGAAACCTTTGTGGCCAAGCGGATGCGTCAAAAAACGCACTATAGCTGCTATTTTAGAGCAAAAAGTAAACCATGGTTGCTTAAAAGAAATTTTTACTGGGCATAAGCTATCCAAAAAGGATGGTCTTATGGTCAATCTTCTTGAATTATTTGGGAAAAGAATTCGAGGACTCAGACGCGCGAAGGAGTTGACCCAGGAGCAGCTGGCGGAAATTGCCGGGATATCCCTGCAGAATATGGGAGAGATCGAACGAGGCAAGGGGAATCCGACCTTGGTCACGGTGGAAAAACTTTCCGCCGCCTTGGATGAAGACCTATCCAGCATCTTTGATTTCGGCAGTTCTGTCCTGACGAAAGAAAAAGCTGTTCAAGAATTGGAGGGCCTGCTGTCAGGTGCGACCAGAGAACAGGCCCAGGCAATTCTTGTCGTGGCTCAGATTATTCTTCAGGAGAAGTAG